The following coding sequences lie in one Zonotrichia leucophrys gambelii isolate GWCS_2022_RI chromosome 4A, RI_Zleu_2.0, whole genome shotgun sequence genomic window:
- the KIAA1210 gene encoding acrosomal protein KIAA1210 homolog isoform X4, protein MSEYIMATRPTEVTQSPGDTVEECTGKKKSKFQTFKNFFAKKKRKEPPAPRGESNLKPCQSSSDVSLAVLNTAALHSPGEAGPKGSMGNKALSHDSVFILESAPGNVTGDVLSQENRPGRVRTLQLQLQQNVKLGSPPLVITGKKLEDAGAVSEDDGLPRSPPEISTLHEVLTDSPNKSSNPVQRHSSLSLGGTDSEDEQIPSGASSRPISPSSSGTPGAGGSSSLPVDFTTPASPLGCLDTSAARHRIAINPRRQRGFTNKHLLPLQVKQLENETCLPAAPERKGNSTELLESGKHKSDGEGNEDTGLPAQVGPCAKGGCFKEIPGVKSSSDAAPESCGPPPVAEDPCALLQEHGSLPGVRHPYKGATLLLRPEPSPVNLQGHHGAGVMCSADGSAHESKMHPQSTSAEAPALPELQQLEGEAAVSPDIPTADSFSSGVETSGLDILPDVAQSSSVNSVDLNIKAKEKGDPLFSGKEELCFGTAGNHSSHAVSDAPQAAVADAESCSDIKTGADLRSEKSSVAKNGKETCEIMEFQLSKDSVEKKIDPAASVSEAVCVVPCSKLEACSKAEMVPVPKNNQGSQQGNASCVSGKLSIGCLASSSLAGLKSNISSDAVSKEHQVSTAASHRKAAEGSQSSNENVKTPLKTASARPVRFTIAPAWQRSLSGGSNSKEDSYSRSSPTSPIRPEFFEGMTKEPSRFDAALQESAKTNLERFDRDCKDRDLDLNSFMEWADHETQNFESPFGVRLRRTSSLLKYQNESRVKPLKLLPPAAPAAASASVKEDQKLMGTGKPHPSLPVHTKSVVKKPDLLEDKNPAKARSEEVAKKQNGYKPSEKVSPYLETASSEPAWVSMAKLKRKGFQDHPLAKERKDEDKALAKVDQGQPGLCAGANTLKKKMPPSSQDKKTQRRTGVSAAAGKVGPMSQEASVVPAVGKEARLSPNLPMTPCSPAEPPWLSLAKKKAKAWSEMPQIVQ, encoded by the exons TGAATATATAATGGCCACGAGGCCCACAGAGGTCACACAGTCACCTGGAGACACAGTGGAAGAGTGCACAG gaaagaaaaaatccaaatttcagaCTTTCAAGAACTTCTTTgccaagaagaaaaggaaagaacctccagctcccaggggaGAGAGTAATTTAAAACCTTGCCAGTCCAGCAGCGATGTCAGCCTCGCTGTGCTCAACACTGCTGCACTTCATTCACCGGGGGAGGCTGG GCCCAAGGGTAGCATGGGGAACAAAGCCTTGTCCCACGACAGTGTCTTCATTTTGGAGTCTGCACCAGGAAATGTGACAGGTGATGTCTTGTCTCAGGAAAACAGACCTGGAAGAGTGAGAACTTTGCAG CTTCAGCTTCAGCAGAATGTCAAACTTGGATCACCTCCTCTTGTTATAACTGGGAAAAAACTGGAAGATGCAGGTGCTGTTTCTGAAGATGATGGTTTACCTAGGAGCCCTCCTGAAATTTCAACCCTTCATGAAGTTCTGACAGATTCGCCAAACAAG TCCTCCAACCCTGTTCAGCGTCATAGCTCTTTGAGTTTAGGAGGGACAGACAGTGAAGATGAACAG ATCCCTTCTGGAGCTTCCTCCAGGCCCATCAGTCCTTCATCCTCTGGCACCCCCGGGGCAGGAGGCAGTAGCTCCCTTCCTGTGGATTTCACCACCCCTGCCAGTCCCCTGGGCTGCCTGGACACCTCCGCAGCCAGGCACAGGATTGCCATCAACCCTCGCAGGCAGAGGGGCTTCACCAACAAGCACCTGCTGCCCCTCCAG gtgaaacagctggaaaatgagacttgtcttcctgcagctccagaaaggaagggaaattcAACAGAATTACTTGAGAGTGGCAAACATAAAAGTGATGGGGAAGGTAATGAAGACACAG GATTACCAGCCCAGGTGGGACCCTGTGCAAAGGGAGGTTGTTTTAAGGAGATACCAGGAGTAAAATCCTCCTCTGATGCTGCCCCTGAGTCCTGTGGTCCCCCACCTGTGGCAGAAGACCCCTGTGCTTTGCTGCAGGAGCATGGGAGCCTTCCTGGTGTGCGCCATCCCTACAAAGGAGCCACACTCCTCCTGAGGCCTGAGCCTTCTCCTGTGAACCTGCAAGGACACCACGGTGCAGGAGTGATGTGCTCTGCAGATGGGTCTGCTCATGAATCAAAAATGCATCCTCAAAGTACAAGTGCTGAAGCACCTGCacttccagagctgcagcagcttgaaggagaagctgctgtgTCTCCAGACATACCCACAGCTGACTCGTTCAGCAGTGGTGTGGAAACATCTGGCTTGGATATATTGCCAGATGTTGCACAAAGTTCCTCAGTAAATTCTGTGGATCTAAACattaaagcaaaggaaaagggggatCCCCTGTTCAGTGGCAAAGAAGAACTCTGCTTTGGTACTGCTGGGAATCATTCCAGCCATGCTGTCTCAGATGCTCCACAAGCTGCAGTAGCTGATGCAGAGTCTTGTTCTGACATCAAGACAGGGGCTGATTTGAGGTCTGAAAAGAGTTCAGTAGcaaaaaatggcaaagaaaCTTGTGAAATTATGGAATTTCAGTTATCCAAGGAcagtgtagaaaaaaaaatagacccTGCTGCATCTGTCTCAGAAGCAGTTTGTGTGGTACCTTGCAGTAAATTGGAAGCATGTTCTAAAGCAGAAATGGTTCCTGTTCCAAAGAACAACCAAGGCAGTCAACAGGGCAACGCATCTTGCGTTTCTGGAAAACTTTCCATTGGGTGTCTCGCCTCTTCAAGTTTGGCTGGCTTGAAGAGTAATATATCTTCTGATGCTGTGAGTAAGGAGCACCAGGTAAGCactgcagcttctcacagaaaagcagcagaaggcagcCAATCatcaaatgaaaatgtaaaaactcCACTGAAGACTGCTTCTGCTAGACCAGTCAGATTCACCATTGCACCAGCATGGCAAAGGTCTCTCTCAGGGGGTTCAAACTCAAAGGAAGATTCCTATTCCAGAAGTTCTCCAACATCCCCTATAAGACCAGAGTTCTTTGAAGGAATGACAAAAGAGCCCTCACGTTttgatgcagctctgcaggaatcAGCAAAAACCAACTTAGAGAGATTTGATCGAGATTGTAAGGACAGAGATCTGGACTTGAATTCTTTCATGGAGTGGGCTGACCATGAAACACAAAACTTTGAGAGTCCATTTGGGGTCAGACTAAGAAGAACATCATCTTTGCTGAAATACCAGAACGAAAGCCGTGTCAAGCCCCTGAAGCTGCtccccccagctgctccagctgctgcttctgcttcagTCAAGGAGGATCAGAAACTGATGGGCACTGGGAAGCCTCATCCAAGCCTTCCTGTCCACACAAAATCAGTTGTTAAAAAACCAGATCTCCTAGAAGACAAAAATCCTGCCAAGGCAAGATCAGAAGAAGTGGCAAAGAAGCAAAATGGTTATAAACCTTCAG AAAAAGTCTCTCCATATTTGGAAACTGCCTCCTCTGAACCAGCTTGGGTCTCCATGGCAAAGCTGAAACGAAAGGGTTTCCAGGACCACCCTCTTGCCAAAGAACGCAAAGATGAAGACAAAGCTTTGGCCAAAGTGGATCAAGGGCAG ccagggctctgtgctggtgcgAACACTCTGAAGAAGAAGAtgcctcccagctctcaggacaagaaaacacagagaaggactggtgtgtctgcagcagcag
- the KIAA1210 gene encoding acrosomal protein KIAA1210 homolog isoform X1, whose amino-acid sequence MHSHLPGSTMAGFYGCLKSENEYIMATRPTEVTQSPGDTVEECTGKKKSKFQTFKNFFAKKKRKEPPAPRGESNLKPCQSSSDVSLAVLNTAALHSPGEAGPKGSMGNKALSHDSVFILESAPGNVTGDVLSQENRPGRVRTLQLQLQQNVKLGSPPLVITGKKLEDAGAVSEDDGLPRSPPEISTLHEVLTDSPNKSSNPVQRHSSLSLGGTDSEDEQIPSGASSRPISPSSSGTPGAGGSSSLPVDFTTPASPLGCLDTSAARHRIAINPRRQRGFTNKHLLPLQVKQLENETCLPAAPERKGNSTELLESGKHKSDGEGNEDTGLPAQVGPCAKGGCFKEIPGVKSSSDAAPESCGPPPVAEDPCALLQEHGSLPGVRHPYKGATLLLRPEPSPVNLQGHHGAGVMCSADGSAHESKMHPQSTSAEAPALPELQQLEGEAAVSPDIPTADSFSSGVETSGLDILPDVAQSSSVNSVDLNIKAKEKGDPLFSGKEELCFGTAGNHSSHAVSDAPQAAVADAESCSDIKTGADLRSEKSSVAKNGKETCEIMEFQLSKDSVEKKIDPAASVSEAVCVVPCSKLEACSKAEMVPVPKNNQGSQQGNASCVSGKLSIGCLASSSLAGLKSNISSDAVSKEHQVSTAASHRKAAEGSQSSNENVKTPLKTASARPVRFTIAPAWQRSLSGGSNSKEDSYSRSSPTSPIRPEFFEGMTKEPSRFDAALQESAKTNLERFDRDCKDRDLDLNSFMEWADHETQNFESPFGVRLRRTSSLLKYQNESRVKPLKLLPPAAPAAASASVKEDQKLMGTGKPHPSLPVHTKSVVKKPDLLEDKNPAKARSEEVAKKQNGYKPSEKVSPYLETASSEPAWVSMAKLKRKGFQDHPLAKERKDEDKALAKVDQGQPGLCAGANTLKKKMPPSSQDKKTQRRTGVSAAAGKVGPMSQEASVVPAVGKEARLSPNLPMTPCSPAEPPWLSLAKKKAKAWSEMPQIVQ is encoded by the exons TGAATATATAATGGCCACGAGGCCCACAGAGGTCACACAGTCACCTGGAGACACAGTGGAAGAGTGCACAG gaaagaaaaaatccaaatttcagaCTTTCAAGAACTTCTTTgccaagaagaaaaggaaagaacctccagctcccaggggaGAGAGTAATTTAAAACCTTGCCAGTCCAGCAGCGATGTCAGCCTCGCTGTGCTCAACACTGCTGCACTTCATTCACCGGGGGAGGCTGG GCCCAAGGGTAGCATGGGGAACAAAGCCTTGTCCCACGACAGTGTCTTCATTTTGGAGTCTGCACCAGGAAATGTGACAGGTGATGTCTTGTCTCAGGAAAACAGACCTGGAAGAGTGAGAACTTTGCAG CTTCAGCTTCAGCAGAATGTCAAACTTGGATCACCTCCTCTTGTTATAACTGGGAAAAAACTGGAAGATGCAGGTGCTGTTTCTGAAGATGATGGTTTACCTAGGAGCCCTCCTGAAATTTCAACCCTTCATGAAGTTCTGACAGATTCGCCAAACAAG TCCTCCAACCCTGTTCAGCGTCATAGCTCTTTGAGTTTAGGAGGGACAGACAGTGAAGATGAACAG ATCCCTTCTGGAGCTTCCTCCAGGCCCATCAGTCCTTCATCCTCTGGCACCCCCGGGGCAGGAGGCAGTAGCTCCCTTCCTGTGGATTTCACCACCCCTGCCAGTCCCCTGGGCTGCCTGGACACCTCCGCAGCCAGGCACAGGATTGCCATCAACCCTCGCAGGCAGAGGGGCTTCACCAACAAGCACCTGCTGCCCCTCCAG gtgaaacagctggaaaatgagacttgtcttcctgcagctccagaaaggaagggaaattcAACAGAATTACTTGAGAGTGGCAAACATAAAAGTGATGGGGAAGGTAATGAAGACACAG GATTACCAGCCCAGGTGGGACCCTGTGCAAAGGGAGGTTGTTTTAAGGAGATACCAGGAGTAAAATCCTCCTCTGATGCTGCCCCTGAGTCCTGTGGTCCCCCACCTGTGGCAGAAGACCCCTGTGCTTTGCTGCAGGAGCATGGGAGCCTTCCTGGTGTGCGCCATCCCTACAAAGGAGCCACACTCCTCCTGAGGCCTGAGCCTTCTCCTGTGAACCTGCAAGGACACCACGGTGCAGGAGTGATGTGCTCTGCAGATGGGTCTGCTCATGAATCAAAAATGCATCCTCAAAGTACAAGTGCTGAAGCACCTGCacttccagagctgcagcagcttgaaggagaagctgctgtgTCTCCAGACATACCCACAGCTGACTCGTTCAGCAGTGGTGTGGAAACATCTGGCTTGGATATATTGCCAGATGTTGCACAAAGTTCCTCAGTAAATTCTGTGGATCTAAACattaaagcaaaggaaaagggggatCCCCTGTTCAGTGGCAAAGAAGAACTCTGCTTTGGTACTGCTGGGAATCATTCCAGCCATGCTGTCTCAGATGCTCCACAAGCTGCAGTAGCTGATGCAGAGTCTTGTTCTGACATCAAGACAGGGGCTGATTTGAGGTCTGAAAAGAGTTCAGTAGcaaaaaatggcaaagaaaCTTGTGAAATTATGGAATTTCAGTTATCCAAGGAcagtgtagaaaaaaaaatagacccTGCTGCATCTGTCTCAGAAGCAGTTTGTGTGGTACCTTGCAGTAAATTGGAAGCATGTTCTAAAGCAGAAATGGTTCCTGTTCCAAAGAACAACCAAGGCAGTCAACAGGGCAACGCATCTTGCGTTTCTGGAAAACTTTCCATTGGGTGTCTCGCCTCTTCAAGTTTGGCTGGCTTGAAGAGTAATATATCTTCTGATGCTGTGAGTAAGGAGCACCAGGTAAGCactgcagcttctcacagaaaagcagcagaaggcagcCAATCatcaaatgaaaatgtaaaaactcCACTGAAGACTGCTTCTGCTAGACCAGTCAGATTCACCATTGCACCAGCATGGCAAAGGTCTCTCTCAGGGGGTTCAAACTCAAAGGAAGATTCCTATTCCAGAAGTTCTCCAACATCCCCTATAAGACCAGAGTTCTTTGAAGGAATGACAAAAGAGCCCTCACGTTttgatgcagctctgcaggaatcAGCAAAAACCAACTTAGAGAGATTTGATCGAGATTGTAAGGACAGAGATCTGGACTTGAATTCTTTCATGGAGTGGGCTGACCATGAAACACAAAACTTTGAGAGTCCATTTGGGGTCAGACTAAGAAGAACATCATCTTTGCTGAAATACCAGAACGAAAGCCGTGTCAAGCCCCTGAAGCTGCtccccccagctgctccagctgctgcttctgcttcagTCAAGGAGGATCAGAAACTGATGGGCACTGGGAAGCCTCATCCAAGCCTTCCTGTCCACACAAAATCAGTTGTTAAAAAACCAGATCTCCTAGAAGACAAAAATCCTGCCAAGGCAAGATCAGAAGAAGTGGCAAAGAAGCAAAATGGTTATAAACCTTCAG AAAAAGTCTCTCCATATTTGGAAACTGCCTCCTCTGAACCAGCTTGGGTCTCCATGGCAAAGCTGAAACGAAAGGGTTTCCAGGACCACCCTCTTGCCAAAGAACGCAAAGATGAAGACAAAGCTTTGGCCAAAGTGGATCAAGGGCAG ccagggctctgtgctggtgcgAACACTCTGAAGAAGAAGAtgcctcccagctctcaggacaagaaaacacagagaaggactggtgtgtctgcagcagcag
- the KIAA1210 gene encoding acrosomal protein KIAA1210 homolog isoform X3 — protein MLQISEYIMATRPTEVTQSPGDTVEECTGKKKSKFQTFKNFFAKKKRKEPPAPRGESNLKPCQSSSDVSLAVLNTAALHSPGEAGPKGSMGNKALSHDSVFILESAPGNVTGDVLSQENRPGRVRTLQLQLQQNVKLGSPPLVITGKKLEDAGAVSEDDGLPRSPPEISTLHEVLTDSPNKSSNPVQRHSSLSLGGTDSEDEQIPSGASSRPISPSSSGTPGAGGSSSLPVDFTTPASPLGCLDTSAARHRIAINPRRQRGFTNKHLLPLQVKQLENETCLPAAPERKGNSTELLESGKHKSDGEGNEDTGLPAQVGPCAKGGCFKEIPGVKSSSDAAPESCGPPPVAEDPCALLQEHGSLPGVRHPYKGATLLLRPEPSPVNLQGHHGAGVMCSADGSAHESKMHPQSTSAEAPALPELQQLEGEAAVSPDIPTADSFSSGVETSGLDILPDVAQSSSVNSVDLNIKAKEKGDPLFSGKEELCFGTAGNHSSHAVSDAPQAAVADAESCSDIKTGADLRSEKSSVAKNGKETCEIMEFQLSKDSVEKKIDPAASVSEAVCVVPCSKLEACSKAEMVPVPKNNQGSQQGNASCVSGKLSIGCLASSSLAGLKSNISSDAVSKEHQVSTAASHRKAAEGSQSSNENVKTPLKTASARPVRFTIAPAWQRSLSGGSNSKEDSYSRSSPTSPIRPEFFEGMTKEPSRFDAALQESAKTNLERFDRDCKDRDLDLNSFMEWADHETQNFESPFGVRLRRTSSLLKYQNESRVKPLKLLPPAAPAAASASVKEDQKLMGTGKPHPSLPVHTKSVVKKPDLLEDKNPAKARSEEVAKKQNGYKPSEKVSPYLETASSEPAWVSMAKLKRKGFQDHPLAKERKDEDKALAKVDQGQPGLCAGANTLKKKMPPSSQDKKTQRRTGVSAAAGKVGPMSQEASVVPAVGKEARLSPNLPMTPCSPAEPPWLSLAKKKAKAWSEMPQIVQ, from the exons TGAATATATAATGGCCACGAGGCCCACAGAGGTCACACAGTCACCTGGAGACACAGTGGAAGAGTGCACAG gaaagaaaaaatccaaatttcagaCTTTCAAGAACTTCTTTgccaagaagaaaaggaaagaacctccagctcccaggggaGAGAGTAATTTAAAACCTTGCCAGTCCAGCAGCGATGTCAGCCTCGCTGTGCTCAACACTGCTGCACTTCATTCACCGGGGGAGGCTGG GCCCAAGGGTAGCATGGGGAACAAAGCCTTGTCCCACGACAGTGTCTTCATTTTGGAGTCTGCACCAGGAAATGTGACAGGTGATGTCTTGTCTCAGGAAAACAGACCTGGAAGAGTGAGAACTTTGCAG CTTCAGCTTCAGCAGAATGTCAAACTTGGATCACCTCCTCTTGTTATAACTGGGAAAAAACTGGAAGATGCAGGTGCTGTTTCTGAAGATGATGGTTTACCTAGGAGCCCTCCTGAAATTTCAACCCTTCATGAAGTTCTGACAGATTCGCCAAACAAG TCCTCCAACCCTGTTCAGCGTCATAGCTCTTTGAGTTTAGGAGGGACAGACAGTGAAGATGAACAG ATCCCTTCTGGAGCTTCCTCCAGGCCCATCAGTCCTTCATCCTCTGGCACCCCCGGGGCAGGAGGCAGTAGCTCCCTTCCTGTGGATTTCACCACCCCTGCCAGTCCCCTGGGCTGCCTGGACACCTCCGCAGCCAGGCACAGGATTGCCATCAACCCTCGCAGGCAGAGGGGCTTCACCAACAAGCACCTGCTGCCCCTCCAG gtgaaacagctggaaaatgagacttgtcttcctgcagctccagaaaggaagggaaattcAACAGAATTACTTGAGAGTGGCAAACATAAAAGTGATGGGGAAGGTAATGAAGACACAG GATTACCAGCCCAGGTGGGACCCTGTGCAAAGGGAGGTTGTTTTAAGGAGATACCAGGAGTAAAATCCTCCTCTGATGCTGCCCCTGAGTCCTGTGGTCCCCCACCTGTGGCAGAAGACCCCTGTGCTTTGCTGCAGGAGCATGGGAGCCTTCCTGGTGTGCGCCATCCCTACAAAGGAGCCACACTCCTCCTGAGGCCTGAGCCTTCTCCTGTGAACCTGCAAGGACACCACGGTGCAGGAGTGATGTGCTCTGCAGATGGGTCTGCTCATGAATCAAAAATGCATCCTCAAAGTACAAGTGCTGAAGCACCTGCacttccagagctgcagcagcttgaaggagaagctgctgtgTCTCCAGACATACCCACAGCTGACTCGTTCAGCAGTGGTGTGGAAACATCTGGCTTGGATATATTGCCAGATGTTGCACAAAGTTCCTCAGTAAATTCTGTGGATCTAAACattaaagcaaaggaaaagggggatCCCCTGTTCAGTGGCAAAGAAGAACTCTGCTTTGGTACTGCTGGGAATCATTCCAGCCATGCTGTCTCAGATGCTCCACAAGCTGCAGTAGCTGATGCAGAGTCTTGTTCTGACATCAAGACAGGGGCTGATTTGAGGTCTGAAAAGAGTTCAGTAGcaaaaaatggcaaagaaaCTTGTGAAATTATGGAATTTCAGTTATCCAAGGAcagtgtagaaaaaaaaatagacccTGCTGCATCTGTCTCAGAAGCAGTTTGTGTGGTACCTTGCAGTAAATTGGAAGCATGTTCTAAAGCAGAAATGGTTCCTGTTCCAAAGAACAACCAAGGCAGTCAACAGGGCAACGCATCTTGCGTTTCTGGAAAACTTTCCATTGGGTGTCTCGCCTCTTCAAGTTTGGCTGGCTTGAAGAGTAATATATCTTCTGATGCTGTGAGTAAGGAGCACCAGGTAAGCactgcagcttctcacagaaaagcagcagaaggcagcCAATCatcaaatgaaaatgtaaaaactcCACTGAAGACTGCTTCTGCTAGACCAGTCAGATTCACCATTGCACCAGCATGGCAAAGGTCTCTCTCAGGGGGTTCAAACTCAAAGGAAGATTCCTATTCCAGAAGTTCTCCAACATCCCCTATAAGACCAGAGTTCTTTGAAGGAATGACAAAAGAGCCCTCACGTTttgatgcagctctgcaggaatcAGCAAAAACCAACTTAGAGAGATTTGATCGAGATTGTAAGGACAGAGATCTGGACTTGAATTCTTTCATGGAGTGGGCTGACCATGAAACACAAAACTTTGAGAGTCCATTTGGGGTCAGACTAAGAAGAACATCATCTTTGCTGAAATACCAGAACGAAAGCCGTGTCAAGCCCCTGAAGCTGCtccccccagctgctccagctgctgcttctgcttcagTCAAGGAGGATCAGAAACTGATGGGCACTGGGAAGCCTCATCCAAGCCTTCCTGTCCACACAAAATCAGTTGTTAAAAAACCAGATCTCCTAGAAGACAAAAATCCTGCCAAGGCAAGATCAGAAGAAGTGGCAAAGAAGCAAAATGGTTATAAACCTTCAG AAAAAGTCTCTCCATATTTGGAAACTGCCTCCTCTGAACCAGCTTGGGTCTCCATGGCAAAGCTGAAACGAAAGGGTTTCCAGGACCACCCTCTTGCCAAAGAACGCAAAGATGAAGACAAAGCTTTGGCCAAAGTGGATCAAGGGCAG ccagggctctgtgctggtgcgAACACTCTGAAGAAGAAGAtgcctcccagctctcaggacaagaaaacacagagaaggactggtgtgtctgcagcagcag